In one Lolium rigidum isolate FL_2022 chromosome 3, APGP_CSIRO_Lrig_0.1, whole genome shotgun sequence genomic region, the following are encoded:
- the LOC124695631 gene encoding uncharacterized protein LOC124695631 yields the protein MTMFVEIHDRLVAILKEDSVPSFQRMFVKYRECMVCGYVITPQTLLFIIATNALRCAKFVLEGTAPKLGGQRANPNYITSFGFFPLHQAAETFSADMVELLLNYGALPNLRTSGDRIIEGLLPLHVAIENTCQHKYLEDNLLSDQSHMKGNVEYIYKLIYLLCLPEMKIFMDTTRVLASQTDNIVDELWDYIKHGKLVPAAILLLAAQRHLRNLGGFDRIQDLIDDSNFSLAREECGLERGKNTKAQKQLKEKKAQFSNAFMLVRIFLNAGEALDAYIQTHSKASHEEVLGKVSAILQNYDVGPSGKVICIEDLDCCPYACPVPDGETDLSKEAIGSSTPEVKGRNAAIKEPRKGQNLYFARDQFLPMWRSVLTCRFLVSLFPSYAPKKESLYARPVDTKKKVNNQRPCQVGLGLLDTSRSWKSRKDPKVSSAPRSRRLFATAASTVLKMLKRS from the exons atgacaatgtttgttgagatacATGACCGCTTGGTGGCCATCCTAAAAGAAGATAGTGTTCCATCCTTTCAACGCATGTTCGTAAAGTATAGAGAGTGCATGGTTTGTGGATATGTCATCACTCCGCAAACCCTCCTCTTCATAATTGCAACGAATGCCCTGCGTTGTGCTAAGTTTGTTTTGGAGGGGACGGCACCTAAGCTCGGTGGGCAGCGCGCCAACCCCAACTACATAACCAGCTTTGGGTTCTTCCCCCTCCACCAAGCTGCCGAGACATTCTCCGCTGACATGGTTGAGTTACTTCTCAACTATGGTGCATTGCCCAATCTACGCACCTCGGGTGATAGAATCATTGAGGGCCTCCTCCCACTCCATGTTGCCATTGAGAACACTTGCCAGCACAAGTATCTTGAGGACAATCTACTATCTGACCAGAGCCATATGAAGGGGAATGTCGAGTACATCTACAAGCTCATATATCTGCTTTGCCTGCCTGAGATG AAGATCTTCATGGACACAACTAGAGTTCTTGCATCTCAAACGGATAATATAGTAGACGAACTATGGGATTACATTAAGCACGGGAAGCTTGTCCCAGCAGCTATTTTGCTCCTCGCAGCTCAGAGGCATCTCCGTAACCTTGGTGGATTTGATAGGATCCAGGATCTTATTGATGATTCTAACTTTTCCCTTGCAAGGGAGGAGTGTGGATTAGAAAGAGGTAAAAATACCAAGGCGCAAAAGCAGCTAAAGGAGAAGAAAGCACAATTTAGTAATGCATTCATGCTTGTTAGGATATTTCTGAATGCTGGTGAAGCTCTTGATGCATATATTCAAACTCATTCAAAG GCGTCTCATGAGGAGGTCCTTGGGAAAGTTTCAGCAATTCTCCAGAATTATGATGTGGGTCCTAGTGGAAAAGTAATATGCATTGAAGACCTTGACTG CTGCCCCTATGCCTGCCCAGTGCCAGACG GGGAAACAGATTTGTCGAAGGAAGCCATAGGATCGTCTACTCCTGAAGTCAAGGGAAGAAAT GCTGCGATAAAGGAACCACGTAAAGGACAGAACCTCTATTTTGCAAGAGATCAGTTTCTACCCATGTGGAGATCGGTGTTAACATGTCGGTTTCTTGTGAGCTTATTTCCGTCTTATGCACCAAAGAAAGAGTCACTGTATGCCCGACCTGTTGACACCAAGAAGAAAGTGAATAATCAAAGGCCTTGTCAAGTTGGCCTTGGCTTGTTAGATACCAGTAGGTCTTGGAAATCAAGAAAAGATCCAAAAGTATCTAGTGCTCCTCGGTCTAGAAGGCTATTTGCCACTGCTGCATCGACTGTCCTGAAGATGTTGAAGCGCTCATGA
- the LOC124698376 gene encoding E3 ubiquitin-protein ligase DIS1-like produces MASAAYIDDSCSEVIDPPKSDVLDVAELVGDHTPLTPKPNVVASSSVRELLECPVCLSAMYPPIHQCSNGHTICSGCKPRVHNRCPTCRHELGNIRCLALEKVAASLELPCKFQNFGCLGIYPYYCKLKHESQCQYRPYSCPYAGSECTVAGDIPYLVNHLKDDHKVDMHSGSTFNHRYVKSNPHEVENATWMLTVFSCFGQYFCLHFEAFQLGMAPVYIAFLRFMGDDTEAKNYSYSLEVGGGGRKMIFQGVPRSIRDSHRKVRDSYDGLIIQRNMALFFSGGERKELKLRVTGRIWKEQ; encoded by the exons ATGGCCTCagctgcttatattgatgattctTGTTCTGAGGTTATTGATCCTCCAAAGTCCGACGTACTGGATGTTGCTGAACTTGTCGGCGATCATACTCCGCTTACACCAAAACCAAATGTCGTAGCTTCTAGCAGCGTGCGCGAACTTTTGGAATGTCCAGTCTGCTTGAGTGCCATGTACCCTCCTATTCATCAG TGCTCAAATGGTCATACAATCTGCTCTGGATGCAAGCCAAGAGTTCACAATCGCTGCCCAACTTGTAGGCATGAACTGGGTAACATAAGATGCCTTGCTCTTGAGAAAGTGGCTGCATCTCTTGAACTTCCATGCAAGTTCCAGAACTTTGGCTGTTTAGGCATTTATCCATACTACTGCAAGCTGAAGCATGAGTCACAGTGCCAATATAGGCCTTATAGTTGTCCATATGCTGGATCTGAATGTACAGTTGCTGGTGACATTCCATACTTGGTAAATCACCTGAAAGATGATCACAAAGTTGATATGCACAGTGGAAGCACTTTCAACCATCGCTATGTCAAGTCAAATCCCCATGAAGTTGAGAATGCCACTTGGATGCTTACG GTTTTCAGCTGTTTTGGCCAGTACTTCTGCCTACATTTTGAAGCATTTCAGCTGGGCATGGCGCCTGTCTACATTGCTTTCCTGAGGTTCATGGGAGATGACACGGAAGCAAAAAACTACAGCTACAGCCTTGAGGTAGGAGGTGGTGGGCGCAAGATGATCTTTCAAGGGGTTCCCCGGAGCATCAGGGACAGCCATCGGAAGGTCCGAGATAGCTATGATGGGCTAATAATCCAACGGAACATGGCCTTGTTCTTCTCCGGTGGTGAAAGGAAGGAGCTCAAATTGAGGGTGACCGGTAGGATTTGGAAAGAACAGTGA
- the LOC124698377 gene encoding protein DGS1, mitochondrial-like: MATSPPRSPSSGDPPQAGGLAVALGAAPARGWSSLVARLPPLADSLLLAAVAGLLRRLYAGRKRRRRRPALPLPIFDDAGSSARIAGQMPKAFAILEDIVQHTMSNLHTIQKSLPYWKSRAEGSNSHKMYFMVFERGPRAFVEATCQTLTKLRSNESPSKYLVDSASDMVSTKLAVLTSMQHCLAVFLAEVYSEVDNRREGLTESSDKSLHTLFVILNTVFSKLEATIRNATEGQTLLFSHDGNSSQLIFERLPEVDVESPQWTEALSTDAIAMVYQNLQKLDSFVFSQLSRHKKPRSMTIYWLPYTCGAIGLSACSLWLLRHSSLMGSSDLDNWIQDAKESVVGFWDEHVERPVISIRDELFETFKRTDKRVMEKEEVQLTEETLHRMLVAFCEQTKFKPPQDASSQELLEIVMRRYEMESAHPIWNLFGGELAVAMLIQVQKLKLDLQEAMLELDQILKANEINFAILAALPAFGLSLLLLIVVRAWAMHDQGAEGRGRIARHQRWQLLIEVEERLEEFKECMTKEMEEEALCKYGLTLYTLDRLYKAVELHAKKTTEWSSVRQKMFKLAKPNVGVSDKLDVLQGLKWNYACLRPYLS; encoded by the exons ATGGCGACCTCGCCGCCGCGGAGCCCTAGCTCAGGCGACCCGCCCCAGGCCGGCGGCCTCGCTGTCGCCCTGGGCGCAGCGCCAGCTCGCGGATGGAGCTCCCTCGTCGCCCGCCTCCCTCCGCTCGCGGActctctcctcctcgccgccgtcgccggtctcctccgccgcctctacGCGGGTCGtaaacgccgccgccgacgccctgcTCTCCCGCTCCCCATCTTCGACGACGCCGGAAGCTCCGCCCG GATTGCTGGTCAGATGCCCAAAGCTTTTGCCATCTTAGAAGATATCGTGCAGCACACTATGTCTAATTTGCATACTATTCAGAAAAGCTTGCCTTATTGGAAGTCCAGAGCTGAG GGATcaaattcacataaaatgtactTCATGGTGTTCGAAAGAGGTCCAAGGGCCTTTGTTGAAGCAACATGCCAAACACTGACTAAACTCAGGAGCAACGAAAGTCCTTCTAAGTATCTTGTAGACTCTGCTTCTGATATGGTCTCAACAAAACTTGCTGTCCTCACGAGTATGCAACATTGCTTGGCTGTTTTTCTGGCTGAG GTTTACTCTGAAGTTGATAATCGCAGAGAAGGATTAACTGAAAGTTCAGATAAATCGCTACATACACTATTTGTTATTTTGAACACCGTCTTCTCCAAATTGGAGGCAACAATTAGAAATGCCACTGAG GGGCAAACTCTGCTGTTCTCTCATGACGGAAACTCATCTCAGCTTATCTTTGAAAGGTTGCCAGAAGTTGATGTTGAGAGTCCACAGTGGACCGAGGCCTTATCAACAGATGCTATAGCCATGGTCTATCAGAACCTCCAGAAGTTAGATAGTTTTGTTTTCTCTCAA CTTTCACGCCATAAAAAACCAAGAAGTATGACCATATACTGGTTACCCTACACGTGTGGAGCAATTGGCCTCTCTGCATGTTCCCTATGGCTTTTACGCCATAGTAGCTTGATGGGAAGTTCTGATCTGGACAACTGGATTCAAGATGCAAAGGAGTCGGTGGTTGGATTCTGGGATGAGCATGTTGAGAGACCA GTCATTTCTATTAGAGACGAGCTATTTGAGACATTCAAGAGAACAGATAAACGTGTAATGGAAAAGGAAGAGGTCCAACTGACCGAAGAAACACTGCACAG GATGTTGGTTGCCTTTTGCGAGCAAACTAAATTTAAACCACCACAAGATGCCTCGTCGCAAGAGTTGCTGGAGATTGTCATGAGGAG ATATGAGATGGAATCGGCGCATCCTATTTGGAATCTGTTTGGTGGAGAACTCGCAGTTGCCATGCTTATTCAG GTTCAGAAGCTCAAACTGGATCTTCAGGA GGCAATGCTGGAACTGGATCAGATTCTTAAGGCAAATGAGATAAATTTTGCTATTCTTGCAGCTCTGCCTGCATTTGGTCTTTCCCTTCTGCTACTCATTGTAGTGCGAGCATGGGCTATGCAT GACCAAGGTGCAGAGGGAAGAGGAAGGATTGCACGGCATCAGCGGTGGCAGCTACTCATAGAAGTAGAGGAAAGACTTGAGGAGTTCAAGGAATGCATGACTAAGGAAATG gaggaggaggcgctttGCAAATACGGATTGACTCTGTACACCCTTGATAGATTATACAAAGCTGTTGAGTTGCATGCAAAGAAAACCACCGAGTGGTCAAG CGTGAGGCAGAAAATGTTTAAGCTGGCAAAGCCTAATGTCGGAGTGTCAGACAAGCTggatgttcttcaaggattgaagTGGAATTACGCCTGCTTACGTCCATACCTGTCATGA